In Montipora capricornis isolate CH-2021 chromosome 4, ASM3666992v2, whole genome shotgun sequence, a single genomic region encodes these proteins:
- the LOC138044486 gene encoding uncharacterized protein, translated as MASLRQTREALLLSHAIEVIDEEEFLLLYDVNKSKNPSYPYWNYDAFDLDSMTDDECKSEFRFLKNDVYLLEETLDIPDAIKCYNGVVVDGVEALCIMLKRFSYPCRYVDMMPRFGRAVPQLSMISNRIADIIFDDYGHLLRNLAQPWLSQAELKQFAESIHAKGAPLETCWGFIDGTVRPLCKPGQNQRALYNGHKRVHSIKFQSVVAPNGLIANLYGPVEGKRHDSGLLADSGLLNDLSRYSFAPDGTPLCIYGDPAYPLRVHLQGPFKGAALTPLEQHFNKSMSQVRVAVEWVFGDITNYFAFLDFKKNLKIGLSPVGKMYIVCSLLRNAHTCLYHSSTSEFFGIDPPAIKDYFT; from the coding sequence ATGGCTAGTCTAAGACAGACCAGAGAAGCGTTGCTTCTTTCTCACGCGATTGAAGTTATCGACGAAGAAGAATTTTTGCTGTTATACGATGTCAATAAGTCAAAGAATCCAAGTTATCCTTACTGGAATTATGACGCTTTTGACCTGGATTCGATGACTGACGATGAATGCAAATCCGAATTTCGATTCCTTAAAAATGATGTATATCTGCTGGAAGAAACTTTGGATATTCCTGATGCTATCAAGTGCTACAATGGGGTTGTTGTGGATGGAGTGGAGGCGTTATGCATCATGTTAAAACGCTTTTCTTACCCGTGCCGATATGTTGACATGATGCCCAGATTTGGCAGAGCTGTACCCCAATTAAGTATGATTTCTAACCGCATTGCAGACATCATATTTGACGATTACGGTCACCTCCTTAGGAATTTGGCGCAGCCATGGCTATCCCAGGCAGAACTAAAGCAGTTTGCAGAGTCTATCCACGCGAAAGGAGCTCCTTTGGAAACCTGTTGGGGTTTTATCGATGGAACGGTTCGGCCACTTTGCAAACCGGGCCAAAACCAGCGGGCACTTTACAATGGCCACAAAAGGGTTCATTCGATAAAATTTCAGTCTGTTGTGGCACCCAATGGCCTAATAGCAAACTTGTATGGTCCTGTTGAGGGAAAACGGCACGATAGCGGACTGCTTGCAGATTCTGGCCTACTTAATGACCTGTCACGCTACTCTTTTGCCCCAGATGGTACCCCTCTATGCATTTACGGCGATCCGGCATATCCTTTACGGGTGCATTTGCAGGGACCTTTTAAAGGAGCTGCTCTAACACCTCTGGAACAGCACTTTAATAAGTCCATGAGCCAAGTCAGGGTTGCTGTAGAGTGGGTTTTTGGAGACATTACAAACTACTTTGCCTTCTTGGACttcaaaaaaaatcttaaaatagGGCTTAGTCCAGTTGGCAAAATGTACATTGTTTGTTCTCTGTTGAGAAATGCACATACATGTTTGTACCACTCATCAACTTCTGAGTTCTTCGGTATTGACCCACCAGCAATTAAGGATTACTTCACATAA